In Bacillus sp. S3, the sequence TAAATTTGTATTTCTCCTAGTTTTTTCAATGTCACTGGATTATTAATGAAAACCTTTTTTGTAATGGTATCCTTTAATTTCCGGTGATTTTCCCGGTCCCCGTTGGACCTTGGAAGCAGTTCCGCCAAAAGCGAATTTGAGTTTAATACATCAGAATTTGCTATTATACTTTTATCCCATCGCAAACGATTGTAGATTAACAAATATTCAATCGCGGGATTTTCTACCGATTGTAAATTGATGGCATTAATATCGCTGTCTTGACCAAAATATGCATTAAAATACGTATCAATATTCGTAGGTTGAAACGATGGACTTTCCGAGAATTTATCTAAGCGATATTCTAAATATTTCTCATAGCCGTTATGAAGAGCGAAGGAAAAGTCATCAATCACATCCCCTTTTACATAGAAGTCACGTTTTGCCCGATTAACATCTGAGTCTTTAGCGGAAAAGTAGTCCTCGACCCTTTCCAATGTTCTTGTATTAATATTCACTTCCTTTTGTATGATCACATCGGAATAATAGTTGCTTATGGTAACAATTAAGATAATAACGGTTACAATAATTGTGAGTGAGGAAATGAAAAATAGTTTATTGAAAATGTTTTGGCTAAACCGTAATTTTCTTCTTTTTGACATGTTGAGACCCTCGATTATACGGAAATAAAATCAAGCCGGAATGTTACACCCAGCTTGATTTTTACTATTTACTTTTGCTTACTTTTCCAATCATCATATTGCTTTTGAATTTCTTTTAATACTTTGTCAATGCCAGCTTCTTTTAATTTCTTATTGTATTTTGGCAGGTATTCTTCAGGGTTAACAGATCCTGTTGCCAATGCCGGATAGAACTCTTTAGAGATATTCGTAATCGCTGCAAGCTCAGATCTCACTGGGTCACTGTCAAAGTGGAAACCAAGTGTTGGTGCTGGTTTTGCAGATGCATTAAATTCTTCAAACTTTTCCCATTTGTCTTTAGGATCATTGTCATATAAATCTAAGATAAAGAAGTTTCCTAAAGAATAGGTTGGCACATTGTAACTATCAATACGAGCTGGAAGATCTTTAATCGTCCCATCCTCGCTCTTTTCATAGTGAACGCCTTCAATTCCTTTGTCTACTAGGTTACGAAGATATGGATCAGTGTTAAGCAGATTTAAGAATTCCATTGCTTTTTCAGGGTTCTTAGATGTTGCAGAGATGGACTGAATGGAACCGGATACAGAATCATTAATCGTAACTGGGTTTTCAGCCGGAACAGAAACCACATCGTACTTAGCTGCACGGCTCCAAACTAAATCAGCGTACGGTTGGGAATCGCCCATACGGACAAACCAGTTTTCTACATCCATTGGCCAGCTGTCTTTGCTTGTTGCCGCATCTTCTTTAAGATAACCTGCTTTGTAATAATTATGCATTGTTTTATACGTTTTCATGGCTAGATCAGATTCGAATGGGTTAATGACCTTGTCTCTGTCGCCTTCAAACGGGATGGCAAATGGCATTTCATTATTAAAGATATAGTCAAATGGAAGATACGCTTTGAATGTTGCCATTGGCGTAATCTTTGTTTCATTTTCTTTAATGACTTTTAGCATTGGTTCAAGGTCTTCCAGGCTTTGTACCTTTGAAATATCGAAGTTGTATTTTTCGACTAGACGTTTGTTGAATGTATAAACCGTTTGTCTTGCAGCCTCTTTATTAGTCGGAACACCGTAAATTTTTCCATTTACCTTAATTCCTTCTAATAACGCAGGATTGATTGCTTGTTTTACATCTTTTCCTTCCTTATTTAACAGATCATCAATGGCCAGGAAAGCACCCTTTTGTGAATTTTGAACATAATCAGTACCATTTGTAAAGATAATATCAAATGGTTCGCCTGAATTAATCATCACTTGTGATTTTTGCGCCCAATCGCCCCAGTCTATTTGAGTCATCTTCACTGTGGCATTAATTTTCTTCTTCGTATACTTGTTTACTTCAGCAAATACTTTATCAGTATCCTTTTGTGGTGTACCAATAGTGTACCATTTAATTTCGTATGGCTCGCCTTTCTTACCGCCCTTATCTGCTGCAGAAGTGTCTTTATTGCTGCTGCAAGCAGCTAGAATGGTGCCAAGTGACAAAACTAATGCCAGTAATACAGCTAATTTCTTCTTCATTCAACTCTCCTCTTTCTATTTTTATTCTTTAACGCCGCCAATAGTCAGTCCGCTAATAAAGTACTTTTGGAAGAACGGGTACGAAACTGCTATCGGTAAGGTGGCGATTACAACCATGGCCATTTTGGCTGACTCTTGTGGGATGGTGTCAAACAAGCTTAACTGCATGCTGGCCACATCCATATTTTGTCTCATAAATTCAAGGTTTGCCTCTATTTTCATCAATAAAGATTGCAGTGGTACTAGATTTGGATCATCAATATACAGCAGCGCCGTAAACCAATCATTCCAATATCCTAGTGTACTAAACAAGGCAATCGTGGCAATCCCCGGTAATGAAAGCGGGAAGATAATTTGGAAGAAGATCCTCCACTCACTCGCTCCATCCATCCTTGCTGATTCTAAAATCGATTCGGAAACGGATTTTAAGAAGAACGTTCTCATAATGATAATATAAAACGCATTCATTGCAAGCGGCAGAATCAATGCCCAAATGGTATTCTTTAAACCTAAAAACTGGGTGACAACAATGTAAGTCGGTACCAGACCGCCGCTGAAAAGCATCGTAAAGAACGCCAGAAAGGTGAAAAATCTGCGATACTTAAATTGCGGTCTTGAAATGGCATAAGCATAAAACGTGATCATCAATACACTGATAATGGTACCGACAATCGTAATAAAAATCGTAACACCGTAAGAGCGGAAGAATTGTGCCTTCATCCCCCATAGATACTGGTAAGCATCCGTACTCCATTCTTTCGGAATCAGTTGAAATCCATTTCTTACAATACTTTCTTCACTTGTAAACGAGATAATAATGACATAGATAAAAGGAAAAATACACGCAAGCGCGAGAATCCCTAATAACACACTAAAAATGGTATTGACAACCGGGTGCAGGTGTTGAGGATCTCGGTATTTTTTCCTAACAATACTTGCCCCACCCCCTTTCAAATCTTGTGTTGATTCTGATATAGCGGCAGATGGTTGTGTTTGTAAGTTCTTTGGCATAATGAAGCCGCTAGGCGACTTTCCCTCCCTTCATGAAGGCGCTCTTAAAATAATGCGCTTTCTTCATCTACTTTTCTTACAATATAGTTCGTTATGATCACAAGGGTAAATCCAACAGCTGACTGATAAAGACCTGCTGCTGTACTCATTCCAA encodes:
- a CDS encoding ABC transporter substrate-binding protein, whose product is MKKKLAVLLALVLSLGTILAACSSNKDTSAADKGGKKGEPYEIKWYTIGTPQKDTDKVFAEVNKYTKKKINATVKMTQIDWGDWAQKSQVMINSGEPFDIIFTNGTDYVQNSQKGAFLAIDDLLNKEGKDVKQAINPALLEGIKVNGKIYGVPTNKEAARQTVYTFNKRLVEKYNFDISKVQSLEDLEPMLKVIKENETKITPMATFKAYLPFDYIFNNEMPFAIPFEGDRDKVINPFESDLAMKTYKTMHNYYKAGYLKEDAATSKDSWPMDVENWFVRMGDSQPYADLVWSRAAKYDVVSVPAENPVTINDSVSGSIQSISATSKNPEKAMEFLNLLNTDPYLRNLVDKGIEGVHYEKSEDGTIKDLPARIDSYNVPTYSLGNFFILDLYDNDPKDKWEKFEEFNASAKPAPTLGFHFDSDPVRSELAAITNISKEFYPALATGSVNPEEYLPKYNKKLKEAGIDKVLKEIQKQYDDWKSKQK
- a CDS encoding carbohydrate ABC transporter permease, producing the protein MPKNLQTQPSAAISESTQDLKGGGASIVRKKYRDPQHLHPVVNTIFSVLLGILALACIFPFIYVIIISFTSEESIVRNGFQLIPKEWSTDAYQYLWGMKAQFFRSYGVTIFITIVGTIISVLMITFYAYAISRPQFKYRRFFTFLAFFTMLFSGGLVPTYIVVTQFLGLKNTIWALILPLAMNAFYIIIMRTFFLKSVSESILESARMDGASEWRIFFQIIFPLSLPGIATIALFSTLGYWNDWFTALLYIDDPNLVPLQSLLMKIEANLEFMRQNMDVASMQLSLFDTIPQESAKMAMVVIATLPIAVSYPFFQKYFISGLTIGGVKE